One stretch of Dokdonia sp. Hel_I_53 DNA includes these proteins:
- a CDS encoding peptidoglycan-binding domain-containing protein, whose amino-acid sequence MKRENIVKVVCITGGLLGVGIIAHQLLKSKREDTEEQKQAVAAVLKKEILRPKQKDFKPSMQVVKSKPPAPEEKSSAPKPKTVPKKPVADEFPLQLGSKGKNVERLQVYLLRNYGWAGIVTGVFDEKVQERVEKYLKVETVTESLFNALEMNESIKNQSN is encoded by the coding sequence GGTGTCGGGATCATTGCCCATCAATTGCTGAAAAGCAAAAGAGAAGATACTGAAGAGCAAAAGCAAGCTGTAGCGGCGGTCTTGAAAAAGGAGATTTTAAGACCAAAACAGAAAGACTTTAAACCTTCAATGCAAGTGGTCAAGTCAAAACCACCTGCACCTGAAGAAAAGTCCAGCGCACCAAAACCCAAAACAGTACCTAAAAAACCTGTCGCTGATGAATTCCCTTTGCAACTGGGAAGCAAGGGAAAAAATGTGGAACGTTTGCAAGTGTATTTGCTAAGAAATTACGGTTGGGCTGGAATCGTGACTGGCGTTTTTGACGAAAAAGTACAAGAGCGTGTAGAGAAATATCTAAAAGTTGAGACGGTAACAGAATCACTATTCAATGCCTTAGAAATGAACGAATCCATTAAAAACCAATCCAACTAA